The Anomalospiza imberbis isolate Cuckoo-Finch-1a 21T00152 chromosome 8, ASM3175350v1, whole genome shotgun sequence DNA window AAAGCTGCTTCTAGCTCTGAGCAGAATAAAGCTGCTAAAGAATCAAGAATGAATAACACTTATATTGCAGTTATAAGACAGAATGCTTGAGGTTTTTTGCCTAGATGGATTTTTATCCTTCCCAACTCACTtagaaaatgctttctttttcctgtagAGCCGAGTGGATGTGTACATATCTCATTTTCCAGACTATACATCAGTAAAAAATCTTCTGCACTGGGGACAGGTAGAGATTCTgattttataactattttatctttcctttcttttaatcTATGAATGTGGTATTTTCAAATGCTTCTGGAAACAGGCAAAGGAGGTAGAATCAAAGCCAAGAGATAAAAGGGATTTTTAAGCTGCTGCACCAAGGTGTCTCAAAAGCCACAGCTGTCCAGGGGGGGCTGATCCAGAATTTTACCTGGATTAACCCTTTGCCTCTGCCTTCCAGACTGCAAAAACTGCCGAGTTCAAGCAGTTTGACTACGGGCTGAGAAACATGGAGAAGTATAAACAGGTAAAGGGGATGGGGCAGGCTGGGTTTGGGACGGGGGAGCACACCCCACCCATCAGAGCCCCCAGGTAACAGAAGtgctttcccctttcccagctgaagCCGCCCTTCTACCAGATCGAAGCCATGAGGGTGCCGGTGGCCGTGTGGAGCGGGGGGAAGGACAGAATCACTCCCCCTATGGAgacccagctcctgctggcccaCCTCACCAACGTTGTGCACTATGAGCACTTCCCCGACTGGAACCACTTCGACCACCACTGGGGCCTGAACGCTCCGCAGCGCTTGTACAGGCAGATGGTGGCCATGATGGAGGAGACTCCATgaatccatccatggatccatccatcatccatcgATGAATCCATCTATTAACCCATCCATGAATCCATCCATGAATCCATCCATgaatccatccatcatccatccatccatccatccatccatccatccatccatcatccatcgATGAATCCATCCATTAACCCATCCATGAATCCATCCATgaatccatccatcatccatccatccatccatccatccatccatccatccatcatccatccatgaATCCATCCATTAACCCATCCATGAATCCATCCATGAATCCATCCATgaatccatccatcatccatccatccatctatccatccatccatccatccatccatccatccatccatccatgtgctgccccAGGATGGAGGAGCTGCCTGTTCCCATGTGCCTTGAGGCACGGGGTTTGTGTGAGGGATGCCCTGCTTAAaaatgtcccctgtccccatgttccACACTGATTTAAGGCTTTTGTGATTTCTGCCTGCCCTCTGTGTCTGTAGAGATTGCAATAAAGTCTTTCACCACAGCCaagctccagcccttggcttgCTGGGCTTGCTGGGTTTGCAGGAGGTCTGCTGTgctggtggtttttttcagcttttggaGGCTCAGAGCAATCCAAGAGTGAAATTTTACTCCAGGAATCGAGCACGTGCTGTGGTTTGTGGGTTTAGGCACAGGAGGGGAGGAAAGTGACCTTGTGACAGCCACTGGTGGAAAGAGGCCACATCTGGCCCAGGGGGCtctgagctgggcacagctggcaaaGGGCAGGGAAGCAGGAGATTCTCCTCACCAGATCCTCCTCACTGTGCAGAGTGAAGTTCAAACCTGGTGATTTGCTGGTGATGAAATGTGCAAGGAGAGGCTGAGCCCTTTCTCACCTCACCAATCCACCTAGCTATCCCTCTCCAATCACACGGTTTGTTGCCAAGCTTTTCTTGATCATCCTGTTTAGCTTCTTActgttgaaatgaaaaataaagtcaTGACCAGAGGAGTAAATTCCAGCCActctgtttagcctggagaggTTAACTTGTTACTGACTCTCTGGAATCAAAGCTACAATATTTTTCCCCCTACACTTGTGCTGCATTAAGCAGGGCAGGAATTGGTAGCTCCATGACTTAGTTTCAGGTTCTGGGGACATCTGGCGAGGCTGAGCATCTCACTTTCTGGGTTCCACCTTATCAGCAGGACTACTCAGAGAAAACCCCTGCAATCACCAAAGCCATGCATCTGCCAGCTTGtaggagcagagcagcccagcaccagGATGGATGAGTCCTCTGCAGGTGCCTTTTGCCTTGCCAGGGATGAGAATGGCAGAGTATTGCCAGAGGTTGGCACCAAAAAGATCATCTGCATCTACAGGGCATCTTTGGTGTGGCCCAGTGACCAGGACTGAGATATTTCCGCCTTGTCAGCAGCTCcaggacgctggagaaaaacCTCAGTGTGAAAACCTGACCAAGTGGATGATGAGAAGCAGCGACTCAAACCCCCAAGGTTTTCCAAGGAACAGACACCAGCATCTCCCCACCTCCCTGATGAGTGCCCAGCCAGCATAGCCACTCATCAGGTGTGGTGGGCATGCTCGTGCTCAGCCTAGCAGCCCCATCTATTTATTACATGGGATTCACTTTGTTTATTGCATATTATTTATGACAGACCCACCTCTGTGTTACATGTGCTGGCCAGCGGCTGTTTGTGGAGTTGTGCAGGATTCTGCCTGCAAGTCCCTGCACGTGGCAGAAGACACCCACAGCAGAAGGTTTTAGGACCTCCAatccaaagaaaagaaaaatgttgacGGTCTGGGAGGATTAAACCTCAGTGGGATTAATTTGCAACCTCTGCATCCCCGCCTTTTAATAGAGAGATAAATATGTTTAAAGGATAAAGCTTTGCTCTCTAACCCAAACTGACGTCAGCTGAGCAGCTTGTGGGGCTGCAAAGCTGGACTCAGGGCATCGATCCTTGTAAGGAAGGCATCTGGtggtgccaccagcaccagcactagcaccagcaccagcaccagcaccagccacgCCAGGGTTTCTGCACAACGCTGAGCCCACCTAGGGTTCTGCAAAGATATTTCAACCCCTGACCTGCATctggggagggaaaggagaaggactGAAGTCAATCTGTCAATAGATTGCCTAATAACAGGTTGACAGGAGTTGGCACACGGGGTTGGAGGCTGTTGCCAGTGATTTGTAACACAATGCTGAGGCTGGTGAGGGTGGGTCACATCTGTGTTTAAAGCTGCACCTTCAAACAACACCTTCAAGAACCTTTTCCAAGTGAAAGCAAGCCAGGCTCCTGTTATCCACCCACAAAACTGTGAGGACCTGGAGTCCTGGCCACTATTTTATATTGCTTCCCAACTCTTTCACAAAAGAATCAACCTGCTCACCGAATCAGAGAAGCTCAGCAGCCAAGGGCCAGCAGGTCTTGGTGTCACTGGTGCCACATCGAACCTGGCCCGCTGTCCCAGGTGGCCAGGAGCACGGAGACAAAAGGctctttgtttgtttatttatttagccTTTTATTTGGGGACGTGTTCACCTGCCAGCCAAGGGACAAATGTGCTGACTCAGCAGGCTGGGGAGTCTGGCATGGCACGGCCCCAGTCACCCTTTCCCACCAGGACAGCAGGGAATGACAGGGGACATGGAATGGCAGGGGGAGAATGGAATGACAAGGGACATGGAATAACAGGGGACACTGGAATGTCCTCATGGAATGGCAGGGGACATGGAATAACAGGGGACAATAGAATGTCCTCATGGAAGGACAGGGGACATGGAGTAACAGGGGACAATGGAATGTCCTCATGGAAGGGCAGGGGACATGGAGTAACAGGGGACAATGGAATGTCCTCATGGAAGGACAGGGGACATGGAGTAACAGGGGACAATGGAATGTCCTCATGGAAGGGCAGGGGACATGGAGTAACAGGGGACAATGGAATGTCCTCATGGAAGGGCAGGGACATGGAATGTCTTCTCCCTGTGCAGGGTGGTGATGGCCTCAGGGCAGTGCCAAAGTCCCCTGAGGTCCCTGGtgccttcccagtgctcccagtaagggACTACTGGCCAGACtgggcagctgggcaggagcagggtggCAGCTCGtggtggcagtggcacagggcCTGTcacaggagcagaggtggggaGAGGTcaggatcccctccagctgggaagggaccACCAAGGTGCCAGACACTGGTGGAAAACAGCACACAGGAAAACCCTgactgggaatttgggatttttggtgtttcccagctgcTTGGGTGCCcactgggagcagggcagggatgctgtGTCACCCCTCTGTACCCTCTTGACCCCAGGGGATGATGTGGGGGTTCTTCACTCATTTATTTCTACACCTTCAGGGTCCTGCCACGTGCCACGAGTCTCATCTGCAAATATCTCCTGCTTTTGGCagctgatttattttcatttcagccaGGATTTGGGTCACAGCTTTGTTTCAGGgttttgaaagggaaaaaaaatatttaggcacaggaaaaaaagacaaagcaatCAAGGAAGAGCCCTTTTGTCCCCATGGCAAAATACCAAGTGaagctgcatttttaaatttgggttttttttggctttggGCAAATTGTTTCTGCAGAACTGGCAAGagacttcaaaaaaaaaaagaaaaaaaaggagatgtgCTTAAACAGGATTAACTTAAGCAAGAATTTGTACTACAGAAAGATGCTTAGAGAATCTCTTAAagacagaaaagacagaaaagcaaacaatatCCAAATCCAATAATCTGATCACCCAATAAAATTTACAAGCAATTTTCTTAGTAGAGAGAAGAGTATTTACTGGAAATGGATGGTCCTGAACAAACTGAATAAATAGATTAGGTGAAGAGCATTATCTGAAAAGACAATTATACAGAAATCTTCTTGGAATGAGGTGGAAGCTcatacttaggaaaaaaaaggggtgaAAAAAGAACTAAATCATTAATTATTTACTGCAACCAGCGCGGCTTCGTGATACTCCAGGAAACTGTAATGAATGCAAGCTTCTTTTCATAACTAAATGccattaaattttcattttcttgctgGCTTTGCCCTCCAGAGGAGAAAGGCTTAGGACAGGACGCCGAGGGAAGCAGCAGGGGAACAAACACGCTGTGGCTCAGAGTCCCCCTGGGAAGGTTCTCCCCAAAggccactgcagtgctcagcaaGGCCAGCACAAGGACACCCAGCGGCAGGGAGGAATCTCTGCCCTTCACTTCTGCCAAGCAAATTATAGCCAGGAATTCCGTTATAGAGTAATACACCAACAATATAAATAATCTAATATGATATAATATAACATAtcaatataatataatataatataatataatatcatataatatcatatcatatcatatcatatcaatCACATCATATCATATGAAATatatactatattatatatatatcacaATATTagaatataatatatattaatataatgtatatataatatagtatatTAATAGACATACTATATATTGAtacatattaatatatataatatataattacctaatatatattaatatatacattatatattataatatattataatataatataatatattataatatatatatatatatatatatatatatatataatatagataatattataataatatatattatagtaatataatataatataatatataattaatataatataattaatataatataatataatataatataatataatataatataatataatatatacaataatataatatataactCAAAGCAACACTTGGGATGGCTGCTCTCCCCCAGATTTATTTCCTGGCCTCCCCCAAGCCTCTGTCTGATCTACTCTGCTTTTCAGGGCGATGCAGGTCTTCCAGGGAATTTTAAAGGAAGCACGACAGACTGAACATCTGATCATACTCCAGTGCATGATTTTGAGTAATTTCTCCACAAAATATTGCTTTGCCTCACAGCTGGATTCTCCCCCCCGTGAAAGAAGCTTATTCTTCTGGTGCTTGCACCATTGACACGTTTATCCAGATTTTCTGACCGGCCTCAGGATTTTGGCTGACAGAAGTAGCCAAATTTTTTATTGCTGTAAAATAACTGCCCTTCCTTCAGGCTAGAGAAAATAATCATCAACACATCACGGCACCTCTGAGATCCCCACTCAGTCTTATTACCAAAACCTCTCAGATAAACCCAAAGATAAGCACTCTGTGAATGCCCTAAGCCCctttttatttggattttacACATTCTGCACCAGAATCACACACTGGGCTGACTGGTAATTTCTCTTCAggatttattaatttctcacCTCTCAgtgatggaaagaaaaaaaaaaataatgcctAAAACGACCCACATTACAAGTGTGATTAATTACAATTTTTATTGAATTCAAACCCACTAGTACTGCTTTTTCTATAGGGAGATGtccttccagtacctgaggggagaaagatggaaagaaactatttacaagggatggagggacaggacacagggaatggcttccactgccagagggcagggatggatgggatattgggaaggaattgttccctggcacagggtgcccagagcagctgtggctgcccctggatccctggaagtgcccaaggccaggctggacggggcttggagcagcctgggacagtggatgggatttaaggtcccttcccacccaaaccactctgggacccTAATTCTGGTGGTTTTTACCACAGATCTGTTGGATCTCTTTCTGATCCACCTTGATGGTTTTATGCGTAACAGTGCCAGACCTGAGACTGCAACAATGAGCTTTGTGTCACTGATGaaggcacaaaaaaaaaccccaaaaaacaaaacaaaacaaaacaaacaataaaaagaaggaaaaagacgGAAAGcaagtggaaaaaataaaggcaatGCAGTGCCAGCCAGGAATAGCATGGAGGCTCCTCTCCCCACCCTGTCACTGCTCCAGTTAAAAGCAGAACATTTTAATCAACTATATTCAGGTGGTTCAAATAGAGAGAAATTTCAAAATCCTCTAGAGacagcactaaaaaaaaaaattgtatcaaGTAAAACCAGCATCTCTAGGGATGCTTCTTCATGATGTCAAGGATTTCCCGGTACAAAACCTCGGTGGCATCAAGGCCCAGCACAAAATCCATGTGGTTCCATTGGGGGATCAGCTTGTGGTGGACCAGGTTCTTgacctgggggaggaggagggcggTGTCCCGGGGGTCGGCCAGGCAGTCCTGCCCCGCGTTCCAGATGGCCGTGGGCACCTCCATGTGCTGCACGTCGTAGAACGGAGCCCCgacctgagcagagggaaaaggggctTCACAAagtggagagggaaaagggcttcacaaagaggagagagaaaaggggcttcacaagaggagagggaaaaggggctTCACAAagtggagagggaaaagggacttcacaaagaggagagggaaaaggggtTTCACAAAGTAGAGATGGAAAAGGGGCTTCACAAAGAACAGCAGATGAAAAAGGGGCTTCACaaggaggagatggaaaaggGGCTTTAcaaggaggagagggaaaaggggtTTCACAAAGTAGAGATGGAAAAGGGGCTTCACAAAGAACAGCAGATGAAAAAGGGGCTTCACaaggaggagatggaaaaggGGCTTTAcaaggaggagagggaaaaggggctTCACAAAGTGGAGATGGAAAATTAGCTTCACAAGGAAGAGATGGAAAAGGGGCTTCACAAAAAGCAGCAGATGGAAAAGGGGCTTCAcaaggaggagagggaaaaggggctTCACAAAGAGCAGCAGATGGAAAAGGGGCTTCACAAGGAGATGTTGCTGGACGGCAACGAATTGCGCACCGTTGCTACTCTTTGGGAATGGAGGCAAATGAAAACTGGAACTCCTTTCTTCTAGAAAGGAGAGGAACTTCAGTAGAGATGCAGCATAGCCTCACGTGCTATGATTTAGTGagttaatttaattaaaattaattagagAATTCATTCTACTGGGCTAGAAATTCTAGTTCTGATTCTACAGATGGTTTGGATAAGGAGGCAGAACTTTGGCTGCCCTGGTTTAGTGCTGTTGGATCATCCTGACCTCCAcaggtccctcccagccagccctACTGGGCTTTATGGTGACACTTCACCAGCACTTCCTTCAGTGACAGCAGGGAGGTGTTTGGGAGCAAgtttttgaaattaaaacatttctggAGGTTTTGTTTCAGCTCCACACCCTGATGACTTGCCATGAAGTGATTTGCCAACAACTCTTGTTACCTGCAGTGTAATTAATCCAGTTGAGAAGCACACTGCCTTCTGAATgattctttttttgtttaaggaagaaagaagctttttttttttcccgttcCAGGGCTTAACCACtatttcagagaagaaatttttcctaatattcagcCTGGTGTAACTTGAGACCATTGCCCCGTATCCTATGGAAAATGGAAAGCCTCTAATTTAAAGCGTTTTTTCCACTTACAAGGTATTTGCAAATTAGAGAGAATGGAAAACACTGCTGTTCCAAGCAGAGATCCTGACGTCCAGTTTGTGAAGGGAGGAATACATTAAGGGGAGACACAGCAGGCATGCATGGGAAGAGAACAGGAAGAGGGAAGGCCATTGCAAGCACCTCACCTGTCTGTAGTGAAGGCTGTTGTACGTGTGCCCCCCGTCAAAAGCTCTCAGTGCCCCACCGTGGACTCCCTGCAGCAAATTCAGACATTCAGTGCTCTGAGTGAAATCACAGTTCTGTGGGGATGCAGTCAACCCTCAAAAGTCAACCCTCAAAAGTTAGTTTTCATCACTGAGCCAGCAGGATTTTTCAAGTGTGTCTCACAGGTCTGGCCCTAGGCCCAGCACAAGTAATTCCTGTCGTGATTTTGGACAAATGGGCAAATGGATTATGTTTCTAATGTTTGTGGATAACACCAGGATGGGTAGAAATTAAAATGGTCTGGAAAATGGGTTTAGAACTCTAAATATTCCTTGTAGGCTGAAGAACTGGCCTGAAATGGCACAACCAAAGATGGAAGGAGCCTCTGCACATCTCTTGTCTGACTGGAACGGGACTATCAGCAATACAAGGTCAAGGTGGCTTGATCCCttcactgggcagcagcacttCAGAAAATGGAGTGTGAGTTCTTGCTACAAACCCCACAAAGTTCTTCTGGGGTCCCTGAGCAGGAATTCCACACAGGGAAGAAGCTGTGCCCTGAGTAGAGCCTGTGGCACACACCTCAGAGAAGGTACACAGGCTGAGTCTGCAATCTACAGAAAAATGTGCTAAGCTTTAGCTtggggaagagaaaaggaatgcAGCAGAACGCAACTGCAGTGTCAAAGGGCTCTGGTGGTGTTCTCATGCCCACaagggaaagaaggagaaataatCAGCTTTATTGGTAATAAGCTTAATTGGCTGCTGTCCAGACGCACCTCTGCCACAGCCTGACCACTAATGGCACTCGGGCTGCAGGGCAAGAGTGAAGCTGGTTTGAAATAAGAGCCCTGGAATGTGCCTGCTGTGGATGCAGGGtcctcagctccttccacaGGTTCCTCCTGACAGAGCCACTCCTTTGGGGCTGCTCAGCTCCAAAATCTGCCCAGCGTTTTACGGAGGggtgaaaacaaaaccaacagagATCTGGCAAAGGTGTGTGTCGCAGCAAGCAGCGCAGCAGGCTGCCCACAAGGGACCAGGGACACTCTGTTGGGCACGGGAGGGAAGCTGGGAAGGTTTACCTGCAGCCAGTGGATGATGTTCTGGACTGAGGAGCCCGCTGGGGTGTGTCCCATGTACACGTCGAATCGGCTCTGCAAGGACACGAGCACATTTCACATTTCACAGCGTTCACTTGGCTCTGCAAAACAGGGCATTGCCAAGGCTCTGGCCTTCAGAAGGACCCTCTGCAGATTCATTCCCACGTACCATGTTTGTGTTCTTCCAGTTAAACCCGAAAATTGTAGCCAAGATGTGCTTGCAGACCTTAGAGCAGACACAGAACCTGGAGATGACCAGCTCCCCCAGGGCAGTGTGTGGTAGGAACTCCCTGGTGCCAAACAGCtcctggaaaatcccaaatctgcTCATCAAATAGGAAGTCTGGTCATGCTTTTCCCCAAAGCACCACCCTTTTACAACTTCTATTTTATCCCCACGTTAAAGTTGCCCATAGTGAGACCTCCCTTGCACCCCATTAAATGCTTCTGCTCCTTGTCTCTTATGGGCATGGTCTCTTACATTCATTAATGATCTTGTGTTAAATGGTAGGGCTCAATTCACAGCCTCTGCATCAGTTTTATTCACCAACACTTTGGATCTAATTCTTCCAGAACATTTTGGGGAATGAATTCAGGACAGGACTGAAAAGTTCTGTAGTGAGAtgtgtttttcttcattatgaaaacagagcacagagctccccTCTCTGTAAATGACTTGAAATACTCCATAGATAATTTCACAATCCCTAGGAAAAACATTTTGGTTGTGCAGAACATAGTGCAGACCAACCTTAAGCCCAGAGTCAGAAAAGAATGAGAGTTTTCTAAAGGGGCTCCGAGAAAATATCACCGTGGTCACAGGTGAAAGAGCAAGGAACACCTTGATTTTCTGAGCCAGCTGGGGCATAGTGGAAAAGGCTATAAAACCTGCGGGGACaaaacagtagaaaaaaaaattggtttagTCTTTCAAGACACTCATGCATGTAGTTTAATTTCAGTGAGTAATTTTCCAAATCTGAGAGGGGTTGCAGACTTCTCGTGCTGTCATCAGAAGGACCCACTCACCTATAGTGGTGCCTTGGGAATGGCCAATATAATAGAGCTGTTTCTGTCCTGTTTTCTGCTCAATAAAGCTGATCATGGCTGGGAGATCGTATTTAGCCATCTCATCGAAGCTGCAGAAGGAAGAGCAGATGTCCTGATGAGAGGGGCAGCATCTGCACGTGCACAGCCATCACTAGCAAACCACAAAaccagcagggagggcagggccaGCCCACAAACTTCTTCATCCTACTCAGTTTTCACATGGGGCTTTCAAT harbors:
- the LOC137477794 gene encoding lipase member K-like, encoding MVSFWGYPSEEYDVVTEDGYILQLNRIPHGRGNAGCQGVRPVALLQHGLLAEGSIWVTNLANSSLGFILADAGYDVWIGNSRGNTWSRRHQVLTTTQDEFWAFSFDEMAKYDLPAMISFIEQKTGQKQLYYIGHSQGTTIGFIAFSTMPQLAQKIKVFLALSPVTTVIFSRSPFRKLSFFSDSGLKELFGTREFLPHTALGELVISRFCVCSKVCKHILATIFGFNWKNTNMSRFDVYMGHTPAGSSVQNIIHWLQGVHGGALRAFDGGHTYNSLHYRQVGAPFYDVQHMEVPTAIWNAGQDCLADPRDTALLLPQVKNLVHHKLIPQWNHMDFVLGLDATEVLYREILDIMKKHP